In Mus musculus strain C57BL/6J chromosome 9, GRCm38.p6 C57BL/6J, one genomic interval encodes:
- the Olfr832 gene encoding olfactory receptor 832, which yields MKRGNVSESTEFHLMGLSDNQELQPVLFGVFLTIYLITLFGNLLIILATIFDSNLHTPRYFFISNLSFIDICFTTTTIPKMLVNIQAQVNSISYTGCLTQICFVLAFAGLENEILVMMAYDRFVAICHPLRYTVIMNPKLCGVMVLLSFLLSILDALLHTLMALRLSFCTKLEIPHFFCELAHILKLACSNILINNILVYLVTSLFGILPLSGIIYSYTKIISSVLKIPSAAGKYKVFSTCVSHLVVVILFYGTGFGVYLSSAGTHSSRMSAIASVMYTVVTPTMNPFIYSLRNKDMVNAFKKLISRITTSL from the coding sequence ATGAAGAGAGGAAACGTTTCAGAATCTACAGAATTCCATCTCATGGGACTATCAGATAACCAAGAACTACAGCCTGTCTTATTTGGAGTCTTCCTGACCATATATCTGATCACACTGTTTGGAAACCTTCTCATAATACTGGCCACAATTTTTGATTCGAATCTCCATACCCCAAGGTATTTCTTCATTTCCAACCTCTCTTTCATTGACATAtgtttcaccaccaccaccatcccaaaAATGCTGGTGAACATACAGGCTCAGGTCAACTCAATCAGTTATACAGGCTGCCTCACTCAAATCTGCTTTGTTCTAGCTTTTGCAGGATTGGAAAATGAAATTCTGGTAATGATGGCCTATGACAGGTTTGTGGCTATCTGTCATCCACTGAGGTACACAGTCATCATGAATCCCAAACTCTGTGGGGTGATGGTTTTGTTGTCCTTCTTGCTAAGTATCCTAGATGCACTGCTCCACACTTTGATGGCACTGCGTCTGTCATTCTGCACAAAGTTGGAAATTCCTCACTTTTTTTGTGAACTGGCTCATATTCTCAAGCTTGCATGTTCCAATATTCTTATCAATAATATTCTGGTGTATTTGGTGACAAGCCTGTTTGGTATTCTTCCACTGTCTGGTATAATTTACTCTTATACCAAAATTATCTCATctgttttgaaaattccatcagctgCAGGAAAATACAAAGTATTCTCCACATGTGTATCACATTTAGTAGTGGTTATCTTGTTCTATGGGACAGGTTTTGGTGTTTATTTAAGTTCTGCTGGCACTCATAGCTCCAGAATGAGTGCAATAGCCTCTGTAATGTACACAGTAGTCACTCCCACGATGAATCCCTTTATATACAGCTTGAGGAATAAAGACATGGTCAACGCTTTCAAGAAACTCATCTCTAGAATAACAACTTCCCTTTGA